GTGCGCTGACGGGACTGGCCGAAAAGCGCGTCGGCATCATCGGCACCGGTGCGACTGCCGTGCAGTGCGTGCCGCATCTCGGGCGTTCGGCAAAGGAGCTCTACGTCTTCCAGCGCACGCCGTCCGCAATTGGGGTGCGCGACGACCGGCCGACAGATGACATTTGGGCGAAGAGCTTGAAGCGCGGCTGGCAACGCGAGCGCATGGACAACTTTACGGCTGTGATCTCCGGCGAGCCGTTCGAGGAGGATCTGGTGCAGGACGGCTGGACCGGCCTGCTCGGCGAAATCCTGCTCGCGCCTCGCCGTCAGCCGGAGCCCGTGACCTCGCTCGAGCAGGTTCTCAAGGTGATCGAGCAGGCCGATTACCGGAAGATGGAAGAGATCCGCGCCCGCGTCGATGCCGTGGTGGAGGACCCCGCAACGGCCGAAGCGTTAAAGCCCTGGTACAAGGCGTTCTGCAAGCGGCCGTGCTTCCACGACGAATATCTCGACACCTTCAATCGTCCAAATGTGCATCTGGTCGACACCAAGGGCCACGGCGTCGAGCGGATCACCGAAAATGCCGTTGTCGCGGGCGGTAAGGCTTATGAGCTCGACTGCCTGATCTATGCCAGCGGTTTTGAGGTCGGCACCGACTATGCCCGCCGCATGGGATTTGAACTCTATGGCCGCGGCGGCCTCAGCCTGACCGAGCGCTGGCGCGAGGGCGTGAAGACCATGCACGGCTTCTACAGCCGCGGCTTTCCCAACTGCTTCCTGATCGTCACCGTGCAGGCCGGCCAGAGCGCCAACTTCCCGCATATCATCGACGAGCAGTCGCGCCACATCGCCTATGTGATCAAGGAGGCGCGCACGCGCGGGGTGCGGACGCTGGAGCCGACGCTCGCCGCCGAGAACGCCTGGGTCGAGGAGGTCGTGAAGGCCGCGATCGGCCGGCAGACCTATCTCGCCGAATGCACCCCCGGCTATTACAACAACGAAGGCGTGTTCGATCCGATCGCCGCGCGCAACAGCCAGTATTGGCGCGGGCCGGTGGCGTTCCTGCGGCTGCTCGACAAGTGGCGCAAGGAGGGCAATCTGGAGGGACTGGAATTGACCCATGCGACCGCTGCCGGGACCGGCAGCTCTCCGGTGCCGGCTTGAGCGGCGTAGCCCCGACGCTGAGCGGCGCGACGCGGCTCTATGTCATCGTCGGCGATCCCATCGCCCAGGTGCGCTCGCCCGCAGGGCTCACAGCCGCGTTCGCCGCGCGTGGGGGCATCACGGCGACTGGTACCGACATGTATCGGCAGCAGCAGAGCATCATGGTGGATTTTCTGCTCGGCGGTTGACCTCGCGAATGTCAAGCGTCGAGCAGCGTGCGGTTTGCGCGCGGCGGGGCTTGAGCGATCGGAGCAGGCGTAGGATCATGCCGTGAAGGCAGGCGAATGCCGGCAATTGGTTGATTGCGAGCAGGGCGGATGCCCCGGAACAGAGGAACGAAAATGAACAGGGGCAGAGTTGCAACGGCCGCGCTCGGCGTGATCGCACTGTTCGCACATCTCGCGACGGCCGGCGCTGCGCAATGCGGCAACGGGCCCGGCGGTTTTGAAGGCTGGAAGCGCGAGTTCGGCGAGGAGGCCCGTGGCAAGGGCATCGGCGCGACAGGCGTCGGCGCGTTGATGCAGGTCAATTACGCGAGTGCGACAATTGCGGCCGATCGCAGCCAGCGCAGTTTTTCGCTCTCCCTCGAGCAATTCCTGGCCAAGCGCGGCGCCTCGACCATCGTGGCGCGCGGACGCTCGCTCAAGCAATCGCAGGCCGCACTGTTTGCCTCGATCCAGCAGCGCTATGGCGTGCCGCCGGGGCCGCTGATCGCGATCTGGGGCATGGAGACCGGATTCGGCAGCCAGCGCGGCAATCAGAACATGCTATCCTCGATCGCGACGCTCGCCTATGACTGCCGCCGTCCGGAGTTCTTCACCGATCAGCTCTATGCGGCGCTGAAACTGATCGACCGCGGCGCGCTGTCGCCCGCGCAACGCGGCTCCATGCATGGCGAGGTCGGCCAGACCCAGTTCATGCCCAAGAACATCCTGGCCTATGGCACCGGGAATCTCGACGTTGCCGCCAATGCGCTGAATTCGACCGCGAATTTTCTGAGGGCCCATGGCTGGCGCGCCGGCGCCGGCTACCAGCCGGGCGAGCCGAACTTTGCGGCCATTGAAGCCTGGAATGCCGCCGGCGTCTACCAGAAGGCGATCGCGCTGATGGGGCGGCAGATCGATGGGGAAGGGGCGCGATAGCACCCCGTCTCAGGAGTGTGAGGTGCGGTAGGCGTCGAGCGCGTGCGCTGCAAAAACGCCGATGCTGCAAAGGGCGAGGAGGCCGGAGATCAGCTCGATCATAGCTCGTCCTCCCGCACCGGCAGGGCGACCAGATATTGGCCGCAGGAATAGTCCCAGATCAGATCGAGGAAGAATTGCATGGTGGCCGTCCCTGTATGATTTTGGCGACCAGCATAGTGGGGGTCTGTTTCAGGCGTATTTCGTGGTCTTGGAAAGAGGTTTCGTGGGAACCGCCAGGGCTGCAAGCTGGGCTGTGCCGCTGCTAATTTCCAGCTTTCCGCAAGAGGATATCGAAGCGCGGGAGGGGCAAGACGGAGCCGGTTCGTGTTTACGAGTTGATGTCGCTTGCCGGTCAGCTCGAGCCGTCCAGGGCGGAATTGCGCGAGGCATTTGCGGAGGGGCTCGCCGCGTATCGCCGCCAGGATTGGGATGGAGCGCAGATGCACTTCGAAGCATGCCTGCGCATGATGCCTGATGATGGGCCGGCGCGCGTTTTCCTAGAACGGGTTGGCGTCTTGCGGTCCTCGGCACCGGCACCCGACTGGGATGGTGTCTGGCATCATACCAAAAACTAGGTGAGGGCAAGGTGAAGCACCTCAGATGCGAAGGGCAGCGTTCTTGAGCTTGCGGGAGTGCCTGTGGAAGTTAAGCTACCGATCGCCTTGAGCGGCATCGCGGTCGGGTTGTGCTAGGTTGCGAGGCAGCCACGATGGAGTCGGTTCGAGTCGAAAGGATTGCGTTCGTTGCAAGCGTCGTCGCAGTGCTCGCGGCGCTTGCTGCGGGACGGCTGCCGCGCTGGCTGCGCATCACCCTTGTGTTCAGCCTCGCGATACTGGCCTGCGCCACGGGTCTTGTCGGATATCGATATGCGACCCATCCCACCACGCTCACGGTGGCGACTGGTTCGATTGACGGCGATGCAACGCGATTGATGTCGGCCATCTCGGCCCGAATGGCCGACGCCGGCGCGCCAGTGCGAGTCAAGGTCATCGACAAGGGGACGGCGCTCGATGCCGGGAACGCGTTCGCAGGTGGCGAGACCGACCTGGCCGTCGTCAGGGCTGACACCGGAGATCTGTCGTCCGCGCGGACCGTGGTGGTCATGGCTTACGCCGTGACGCTGCTTGCCGTTCCGCCCGGAAGCAGCATCGACACCATGGACGCACTCAAGGGAAAAACCGTCGGCGTGATCGGCGCGACTGTGAACCAGCCGCTCGTCGCGGCGATCGTCAAGGCCTACGACCTCGATCGGGCCAAGGTGAGCTTCAAGGATATCTTGCCCAAGGATACTGCGCAGGCGCTGCAGGCGAGGCAGCTGCAGGCTCTACTGGTGGTGATGCCCATATCCGAAAAATACCTCGGCATGCTCCGCGATGTCTTCCCGCGCAGCGCAAAACTGAGGCCTGGGCTCGTGCCAATCGAGCTGGCCGGAGCGATCGCCGCCTCTGCCGGGGCGTATGAGAGCTACGATCTGCCGAAAGGGACACTTCGAGGTTCGCCCGCAATCCCGGATGAGGATCTGACGACATTGCGCGTCCCGTTCTACCTCGTTGCAAACAAGAAACTCGGAGAAACCGTCGTGGCTGCCCTGGCAAAGTCGATGATGGATGTTCGGCGCGATTTGGTCGGGGAGTATCCGCTGCTCGCCCAGATCGCCCCCGCCAGCGCAGATAAGGATGCCTATATCCCGATCCATCCCGGGGCGGCCGCCTATTTCGACGGTGAGCAGCAATCCTTCCTGGATAAATATGCCGACAAGCTCTTTTATCTGTCGATGATTCTCGGCTTCGTCGCCTCGGCGCTCGCGGCTTTGTGGAAGTTCATGATGAAGGACTCCGGCGTTGCGGAGGATCGTCCGCTGACGCGGCTCTTCAGACTGACGGAGGAGATCAACGCCGCGAACAGCGAAGCTGAACTGGCGGACGCCGAATGGAAGATCGATGAGATCCTGAAATTGGAGCTTGAGAAGTACTCACGCGGCGAGGCTGAGGCCGCCGAGTATGCGGCTCTTGGGCTGGCAACCCAACGTCTCGAACGGCTCATCAGTCAACGGCGCGCCGGACTGGGCGGTCGAGCCCGGGCGGCGATCTAGCTCGAGCAACAATTCCGGACACCGCGAGAGTCGGGACATCCGCTCGCGCCCCCGTCGTTGGCGCTGGCTGAGGCGGCTCTGCTCACTTTTGGAGATCGTTCACGTACTGCCGGGACTTGCTGAACGGTTGGGACCAGCACTGGGTCCTTTCTGGCCGAGCCGGTGAGGAGCCGCCGCGAAAGCGGTCTCCTGGGGCCCGAATTGTAGGCCGGTTGCACGGTCCACGATGGAATAGACGGTCCGTCGTCTGCGGCGAAAAGCCCGTTCGGATCAAGCTGTTGGCAGATTTGCCGAGTCTGGCTGGGGAACCTGGATTCGAACCAAGACAAACAGAGTCAGAGTCTGTTGTGCTACCGTTACACCATTCCCCACCGAAGTAGCTGATACTGCTAAGCTTTCTTCGGAAGTTTTGCAATCCTGGGCAAAAGTTTTGCAAACTGAGGCGATTGCTGGCGCTCATATAGCCGCGTCGGCGTTCGCGGTCCAGTCCTTATCGGGTACGGCTTTGCTTTTGCCCTGGGGAGCGACGTGGTCCACGCCCGGCTCCCTCACACCCACCCAAATGAGGTGCAGAAAATTAACATGGAGCTTTGTATGGCCGCTGATCGCATTGTTGCTCAGGATTTCGAAGTCGCGTCGCGTTTGGATCAACTCGGCCTCTCCGCCGGCGAATTGATCGCAGTCGTCCAGCAAAAGGCGAACTTCGTCCTGAACCAGCCTCTCAATGCGGCCGGACAGCTCAGCTATATCTACGCCACGGGCGCACTGCGCGACGTCTTGCGGCCAAAGGGATGGCAAATTGATCGAGCGGGCAACGTCGAAGCGACCTTCGACCCGACAACGGGGATCAAGATCGTCTTTCAGAACGCGGATAGCGCGTGCGAAGATGATCGCGACAAGGCGATTTCAGAGAAGGGGCCGGCTGCAAGCAGGGCCGTAGATCTTGGCCAGCGCAATCTCTTCCCCGAGTTCGACGTGGAGGATCGCGCAAGGCATCGTCGCGAGAACGCCCCTCTGTGGTACTTCTTCGTGCACATCAACGGCGATGACGTTCGGGCGGAGCTATCGTTCCCAAAGCGAATCGAAGATGGTCAGTTCAAGGGCTTCAACGAGCGCATTTACGTCATCAAGCCCGGCGAGTGGACCGGCATCATGCCTAACCCAGTGATCGACGATAGCGAACCAACGCAGGAGTTCGAGATCAACGTCACACGCAAGACTTGAGTCTGATGTTCAATCCGCAGAGACTGAGCCTCGCTAGAAAACGGCGACGGCTCACCAGCAAAGGATTCGCTGAGTTGATTGGCATGTCGCCGGTGACGGTGACGCGCCTTGAGAACGGCAACAATGAGCCCGACCCAGCTACTGTCGATCTGATCGCCAAGGCTCTCCATTTCCCCCGGCAATTCTTCTTTGAAGACGACATCGACGATTTGGACAAGGACAGCGCAAGTTTCCGAAGTCTTACGTCGATGACGGCTCGTGAGCGTGACGCGGCTCTGGCGTCTGGTTCATTGGCGTATCTCTTGTCCGACTATGTGACGTCTCGCTTCAATCTCCCAGAGCCTAGGTGAGCAACCAATCGCGAGCATGATCAAACTGCTGGAATCGAAGGGTGTCAGAGTTTTTTCGTTGGCAGAGAACACTAAGAACGTCGACGCGTTTTCGTGCTGGCGAAATGACGTTCCGTACGTCTTCCTCAATACCTTCAAGTCCGCAGAACGAAGCCGCCTAGACGCAGCTCATGAGCTTGGTCACCTTGTTTTGCACAAGCATGGCGGGCCTAGGCAGGGTCGGGATGCCGAGAACGAGGCCAACCATTTTGCATCGTCGCTCTTGATGCCGAAAGCTGACGTGCTGTCGCGCCTGCCATTCGTGGCCAAACTTGATCAACTCGTCCAGGCAAAGCGGCGCTGGGGAGTTTCCACGGCGGCGCTGGCATACCGTCTGCACAAGCTCGGGATTTTGAGTGACTGGCAATACCGAACGTTCTGCATTCAAATTAACCAGCGCGGGTACCGGACCGAGGAGCCCAATGGCTTGCCGCGGGAGGAATCTATCGTCTGGAAAAAGGTGTTTACGGAGCTGTGGAGCGACCGCGTATCGAGAAATCAGGTAGCTAGTGAGCTGAACCTGCCGCCTGCGGAGCTCGAAAACCTCATCTTTGGATTGACCGGTGACGTAGCGCCTCCAGCCAGATCGAAGGGCCGGCCAGCTTTGAAGGCGGTCTGACTCTTTTTGAGTCCTCAGTCCTTATCGCCACCCACAACTCGGAGCCCCTGCTGCCCGTCCGCGCCGACCTTCATCTGGTCCTTGAACCGCATGTAGTGCTCGACGTTCTGGCGTGACATGCCGATGTCGGTGGCGATCTGGTCGACGTCATAGCCGGCCTCCGCGCGGCTGAGGATGCCAGTGCCGCGCAGGCCGTGAATGGTCGGGTGATCGGCATCTTCCGGGTCGATGTCCCACTCGTACTTCTTGACCTGGCCGGCCACCCACGCCTTCCAGCGCCGGCACAGGGCTTTGCCCTCCGGCGTGTCGGCGAGCCATCGGCCCCACCGCGCGCGCAGGCCGTCTGCCGTGTATTGCGCGCCCTTCGGCGAGTAGAGGTAGAGATCCTCGCGGAAGCGATCGATGGGTTTCAGCCAGCGCGAATTGGTGAAGCGCACAGGCGTCTCGGCCCAGCGGTCGAGTTCGAGCGCATCGACCGTGGCGAGCGGGATGTGAAACGCGCGTCGGCGCTTGCGCGTCTTCTTCGGCCGGCACCAGATGCCGTTACGCTCGCGGTGCTCCGGGCCCATGCGGATCATGTCGCTGCCGCGCTGGCACGTCATGATGCCGAGCCGCAGCATTCGCACCAGGTCCGGCCAGGCGTGGGCCGCGACGAGATCGATCGCGAAGGCCGGCCAGGGCACGTGCCCGCGGTCGGGGATCTCGAAGTCGCGGACCTTGTCGAACGGATTGGCCTCGGCGAAGCCGAGCGGGATAGCCCAGTCCCAGATCGTGCGGCCAACCGAGAGCATCTGGTTGGCCATCACGGGCGTGTCCTTCATCGCATCGCGCGCCGTTTGCACGACCAGCGGCACAAGATCGCGCGCCGCAACGAGCCCCCACGTCTCGATGGATTCAAAGCGCCGCATCGAGACCTCGTAATTGCTCCTTGTGCCCTCGGAAAGGCGCGTGAACTCGTCGCTCTTGCGATAGCGCGCGATGAGATCGCCGACGGAGCCTGGAGGATAGGCGGTGGGGGCTGCTTCGCTGCGGCGCTTGACCTCGGTCCAGAACGCGTCCGGGTGAGTGTCGGCATTCGGAAGCTTGAGGCGCTCGCCTTCGCGATGGGTGCCGCGGCCGGGATTCCAATAGTAGTAGGTATAGACCTTTCCGTTCGGCTTGCGAACGACGCTCTTTTCGACGCCTTCAGGCAGCATCACGCCGGCTTCCCGGTTTCTTGCCAAAGTTTGCCGCTCCCTTGAGGGCAGCCTCCAACCCGACCACCGTCCGGCCGGAGAGCTTACGATCAACATCTTCCCAGCGCCAGCGGGGTGTGCGGGAAGGAAAGGCGTCGCAAGGGGCGGGCAGGCGGCCATCCCTGACCCACTGGTCCCAGGTGTCGGGCGAGATCTGCAGCTCCGCAGCCCCGGTCTCCCGGCTGACATAGGCCGGCGTGCGGTCGCCGCGCAGCAGGTTCTCATGGTCTCGGCGACGATCTCTTGGCGCGCCGCGAACAGCGCGTCCTCGACGAGCACGAGCACGTCGCCGTAGCGGAAGCCGTGCGCAGTGAGGATGCGGATGGCCTCGCGTTCGGTCGCGGGAATGCCGGCCTTGCGCAGATGCGCCGCCATGGCGGGACGGTGATGTCCTTGGCGTTGGCAGGCTTCATGGCAGCCTCACAGGAACGAGCGTGTCCTCGGGCAGCTTCGCCAGCCTGCCGATCAACTGCCGCAGCTGCTGACTGTGCACAGCGCTCTCAACGAACCAGGTTTCGTTCGACGGGGTCGAGCGTGTCGGGCATCGCAATGGTCGGCACCTGGCAGCCGGCCGCGCGGATTTCGCGGATGTTGTGCTGGTGGCGCCGCACGCGTTCGGCCATCGGCAGCTCGGGGCCGTGCTGTAGCAGCTTGTCCTTGGGCCAAACGGCTTTGGTCAGGCCGGCGTGAATGCGTGCTGCTTCGATGGCGTCCGCGCGCGTGGTAAAACCACAGAAGGGGATGGCGAGGCCACCTACGATCTTCCCATCGATCTCAGGGAACCACTGGAGATTCATATCCGGGGACATGCGGCGCTTGGCAGCTGAGATCTTCATGCCACGACCCCCACCATCTGCTTCTCCTGGCGCCGCTGCGCGACGATGCGGGCGGCGTCGGCGTGCTCTTTCAACTGCTCCCCTCGCCAGCCCATGCGGATGAGGTCAGCGAACACCACGCCGTCGTTGCGCGTGGTCTGCACGATGAAGTCGTCGGCAAGCTGGGAGATGGCGGCGGAGCCTTCGAGATCGGCCCGGCAGGGCGCCAGCGCACTCGGGGCGAGGCGCTCGGCGAGCGCGAGCTTCTCCTGCTCGCACCTCGCCTGCATCGCGAGCTCGGCCTCATAGGCGCTGCGCGCGGCGAGACATGACTGGATCGAGGCATCGCGCAACAGGCGATCGCCGGCCTCGTCCATGACCGGAAGGATATGGCGCCCGGCCTTCGGATGCCGGAGATCAATGAAGCGGTTGATGTTGGGCAGGTAGGCAAGGCTATGAAGCCTCAGCTGATAAGGGAAATCGCTCTTGGAAGTGTCGTTGACTTGCTGGCGCGGCATGTCCGTCTCCCGGGGTGGACGCGGGGAGGAACTGTCGGTTTCTACATGAAAGATGTCAACATGAGTTATGTTGATTTACGCACTGGCGATTCAAAACAGGTAGACGATCGCGAATGCTGAACCAAATCGGTCACCATTTGCGGATAACGATCCTGCTTGCCTTCGGCGCTTCGCCATTCGAACGAAATGTCCAGACTCGGGGCTGAAGCAAGGATTGCGTCCGTGAACTGCTTGTACAAGGGCGAGCGAGACGCGGCATCGACACTGGCGATCGTCACGATGCCAACCTTGCGCATATTCGCCTCGGCGCATGCAGCAGGCTGGACAAGCACAAGCAAAGCAGAAACGAGTAACCCCAGACGTTTGACTCTAGCATTCGGTGGAAGGTATGGCGAGTTCTGGTCGTGGCCCTTCGTCATTTCGCGGCAATGAACACTTCGGCCGCACTTGGAGTGAAGCGGACATCAGTTGACGGGCAAGGCCCGCTGACTTGGTAGAAAATGACCCGTTTCGGACATTGGAGCCGGATCAGTTTCCGGCGTTTTCGCGCCATTTGCCGCTCGAAGCTGCTATAGTTTCGGGATTGCGCAAGACCCACTCTCGGAGGGTCACATGCGACGACGCGTGTTCATCACATTTCTCGCTGGCGCGACCGTGGCAAGCTACGTCGGCGCACGGGCGCAGCAGGCGAGAATGCCGGTGATCGGATATCTCGTCTTTGGCTCTGCCGGGGTGGGCCCAGATCGCGTCCGTTCATTTCGCCAGGGCCTTGCAGAAGTCGGAATTGTCGAGGGACGCGACGCTACAATCGAATATCGCAGGGCCGAATTCCAGACTGAGCGATTGCCCAAGCTGGCCGGCGAGCTGGTCAGCCTTGGGATCAACGTCTTGGCAGCACCCGGCAATACCGCGGCCGCCCTTGCCGCGAAGGCCTCAAC
This genomic interval from Bradyrhizobium sp. CB82 contains the following:
- a CDS encoding NAD(P)/FAD-dependent oxidoreductase, which encodes MSLDNHKTGTTGASNIDIATLRARYRDERDRRLRAEGKAQYVEMTGEFGHYLDDPWADPGFARQAISEETEVVVVGGGFGGLLCGARLREAGIDDFRIVEKAADFGGTWYWNRYPGAACDTESYIYLPLLEETGYMPVRKYARAPEIYQHSRRIGRHFDLYGRAVFQTVVSRMEWREEEARWLVETDRGDKIRARFVILAGGPLSRPKLPGIPGIESFKGHSFHTSRWDYAYTGGTAEGALTGLAEKRVGIIGTGATAVQCVPHLGRSAKELYVFQRTPSAIGVRDDRPTDDIWAKSLKRGWQRERMDNFTAVISGEPFEEDLVQDGWTGLLGEILLAPRRQPEPVTSLEQVLKVIEQADYRKMEEIRARVDAVVEDPATAEALKPWYKAFCKRPCFHDEYLDTFNRPNVHLVDTKGHGVERITENAVVAGGKAYELDCLIYASGFEVGTDYARRMGFELYGRGGLSLTERWREGVKTMHGFYSRGFPNCFLIVTVQAGQSANFPHIIDEQSRHIAYVIKEARTRGVRTLEPTLAAENAWVEEVVKAAIGRQTYLAECTPGYYNNEGVFDPIAARNSQYWRGPVAFLRLLDKWRKEGNLEGLELTHATAAGTGSSPVPA
- a CDS encoding lytic murein transglycosylase, giving the protein MNRGRVATAALGVIALFAHLATAGAAQCGNGPGGFEGWKREFGEEARGKGIGATGVGALMQVNYASATIAADRSQRSFSLSLEQFLAKRGASTIVARGRSLKQSQAALFASIQQRYGVPPGPLIAIWGMETGFGSQRGNQNMLSSIATLAYDCRRPEFFTDQLYAALKLIDRGALSPAQRGSMHGEVGQTQFMPKNILAYGTGNLDVAANALNSTANFLRAHGWRAGAGYQPGEPNFAAIEAWNAAGVYQKAIALMGRQIDGEGAR
- a CDS encoding TAXI family TRAP transporter solute-binding subunit, producing MADAGAPVRVKVIDKGTALDAGNAFAGGETDLAVVRADTGDLSSARTVVVMAYAVTLLAVPPGSSIDTMDALKGKTVGVIGATVNQPLVAAIVKAYDLDRAKVSFKDILPKDTAQALQARQLQALLVVMPISEKYLGMLRDVFPRSAKLRPGLVPIELAGAIAASAGAYESYDLPKGTLRGSPAIPDEDLTTLRVPFYLVANKKLGETVVAALAKSMMDVRRDLVGEYPLLAQIAPASADKDAYIPIHPGAAAYFDGEQQSFLDKYADKLFYLSMILGFVASALAALWKFMMKDSGVAEDRPLTRLFRLTEEINAANSEAELADAEWKIDEILKLELEKYSRGEAEAAEYAALGLATQRLERLISQRRAGLGGRARAAI
- a CDS encoding helix-turn-helix transcriptional regulator encodes the protein MFNPQRLSLARKRRRLTSKGFAELIGMSPVTVTRLENGNNEPDPATVDLIAKALHFPRQFFFEDDIDDLDKDSASFRSLTSMTARERDAALASGSLAYLLSDYVTSRFNLPEPR
- a CDS encoding ImmA/IrrE family metallo-endopeptidase, coding for MIKLLESKGVRVFSLAENTKNVDAFSCWRNDVPYVFLNTFKSAERSRLDAAHELGHLVLHKHGGPRQGRDAENEANHFASSLLMPKADVLSRLPFVAKLDQLVQAKRRWGVSTAALAYRLHKLGILSDWQYRTFCIQINQRGYRTEEPNGLPREESIVWKKVFTELWSDRVSRNQVASELNLPPAELENLIFGLTGDVAPPARSKGRPALKAV
- a CDS encoding phospholipase; translated protein: MPRQQVNDTSKSDFPYQLRLHSLAYLPNINRFIDLRHPKAGRHILPVMDEAGDRLLRDASIQSCLAARSAYEAELAMQARCEQEKLALAERLAPSALAPCRADLEGSAAISQLADDFIVQTTRNDGVVFADLIRMGWRGEQLKEHADAARIVAQRRQEKQMVGVVA